A single genomic interval of Polyangium spumosum harbors:
- a CDS encoding diacylglycerol/lipid kinase family protein — MKPLLIVNPRSAGGKTGALFEKMRGPIERHLGHVDVAFTERARHAVDIARDAAGEGREMVVAVGGDGSIHEVVCGLMEAREAGKKPPKLGIIGAGTGGDYRRTLGFENRLDRYCEAIAEGKTRAVDIGRFSYATQAGERKSSFFVNILSVGMSGLVDQLVAESTRTLGGTMAYFTSSVKGLAQSVVGRVKCTIWREDSSREETIETRCLAICNGRFFGSGMQVAPMAHPDDGLFDVVDLGAASRLRFFMVSSRMYTGTHVHSLDVKHYRCERIQLELLNQDVADRFLLDVDGEPLGRLPLEVEMVPGAIEVLVPKQ, encoded by the coding sequence ATGAAGCCGCTCCTCATCGTGAACCCTCGCTCGGCTGGCGGAAAGACCGGCGCGCTCTTCGAGAAGATGCGCGGCCCGATCGAGCGCCACCTCGGGCACGTGGACGTCGCGTTCACCGAGCGCGCGCGCCACGCGGTCGACATCGCGCGCGACGCGGCGGGCGAGGGGCGGGAGATGGTGGTCGCGGTCGGGGGCGACGGCTCGATCCACGAGGTCGTCTGCGGGCTCATGGAGGCGCGCGAGGCGGGCAAGAAGCCGCCGAAGCTCGGCATCATCGGCGCTGGCACGGGTGGCGACTACCGGCGCACGCTCGGCTTCGAGAACCGCCTCGACCGTTATTGCGAGGCCATCGCCGAGGGCAAGACGCGCGCGGTGGACATCGGCCGATTCTCGTACGCGACGCAAGCCGGGGAGCGGAAGAGCTCTTTTTTCGTGAACATCCTCTCCGTCGGCATGAGCGGCCTCGTCGACCAGCTCGTGGCCGAGTCGACGCGCACGCTCGGCGGCACGATGGCGTATTTCACGTCCTCGGTGAAAGGCCTCGCGCAGAGCGTCGTGGGCCGCGTCAAATGCACGATATGGCGGGAGGACAGCTCGCGCGAGGAGACGATCGAGACGCGCTGCCTCGCCATCTGCAACGGCCGCTTCTTCGGCAGCGGCATGCAGGTCGCGCCGATGGCCCACCCCGACGACGGGCTCTTCGACGTCGTGGACCTCGGCGCCGCCTCGAGGCTGCGTTTTTTCATGGTCTCCTCGCGCATGTACACCGGCACGCACGTGCACTCGCTCGACGTGAAGCACTACCGCTGCGAGCGCATCCAATTGGAACTTTTGAACCAGGATGTCGCGGATCGGTTCCTGCTCGACGTCGACGGCGAGCCGCTCGGCCGCTTGCCGCTCGAGGTCGAGATGGTGCCCGGCGCCATCGAGGTGCTCGTCCCCAAGCAATAA
- a CDS encoding ketopantoate reductase family protein, with amino-acid sequence MSQDDVSSGARSSGPRFLVVGCGGIGGLVAAHLFAGGHDVTALTTNTRIADAINTKGLRVLGENSPGTVRGRAVSSLPAGTEPFDYILLATQPPQVEEAARGVAPFLAEAGAMVTFQNGLCEERIARIAGPERVLGGVVAWGASMLEPGVYERTSPGGFVLGRMDGLPDERLPPLAKALGSIGETILTDNLAGARWSKLAINCTITSLGALGGERLGVLLRHRFIRRLALEIMTEVVLVARASGVRLQKVSGTLDLDWIALSDADRASVGSPSLFAKHAILLAVGARFRKMRSSMLSAIERGRPPAVDFLNGEIVSRGLSLGIATPINAAVQAEVHALAKNRTTPSLAICRALYERTRTLVNAPFSMPPPPAEADPAALDPEIPPPPRKPAARVTSPSSLEL; translated from the coding sequence ATGAGCCAGGACGACGTCTCGAGCGGCGCGCGCTCCTCTGGACCGCGCTTTTTGGTCGTTGGATGCGGCGGAATCGGTGGCCTCGTGGCCGCGCACCTCTTCGCGGGTGGGCACGACGTCACGGCGCTGACCACGAATACACGAATCGCGGACGCGATCAATACGAAGGGCCTGCGCGTCCTCGGCGAGAACAGCCCCGGCACGGTGCGCGGGCGGGCCGTCTCGTCGCTGCCCGCGGGCACCGAGCCGTTTGATTACATCCTGCTCGCCACGCAGCCGCCGCAGGTGGAGGAGGCCGCGCGCGGCGTGGCTCCGTTCCTCGCGGAGGCGGGCGCGATGGTGACGTTCCAGAACGGCCTGTGCGAAGAACGAATCGCGCGGATCGCGGGGCCCGAGCGGGTGCTCGGCGGCGTCGTCGCCTGGGGCGCGTCCATGCTGGAGCCCGGCGTGTACGAGCGCACCTCGCCCGGGGGATTCGTCCTCGGGCGGATGGATGGGCTGCCGGACGAGAGGCTTCCTCCGCTCGCGAAGGCGCTCGGCTCGATCGGCGAGACGATCCTCACCGACAACCTCGCCGGCGCGCGCTGGTCGAAGCTCGCCATCAATTGCACGATCACCTCCCTCGGCGCGCTCGGCGGCGAGCGGCTCGGCGTGCTCTTGCGCCATCGCTTCATTCGTCGGCTCGCGCTGGAGATCATGACCGAGGTCGTGCTCGTCGCCCGCGCCTCGGGCGTCCGGCTGCAGAAGGTCTCGGGTACGCTCGATCTCGACTGGATCGCGCTCTCCGACGCCGACCGCGCCTCCGTCGGCTCGCCCTCGCTTTTCGCCAAGCACGCCATTTTGCTCGCCGTGGGCGCGCGCTTCCGCAAGATGCGCTCGTCGATGCTCTCCGCGATCGAGCGAGGCCGCCCGCCCGCCGTGGATTTCCTGAACGGCGAAATCGTGAGCCGCGGCCTCTCGCTCGGCATTGCCACGCCCATCAACGCGGCGGTCCAGGCCGAGGTCCACGCGCTCGCCAAGAACCGGACGACGCCGTCGCTCGCGATTTGCCGCGCGCTCTACGAGCGCACGCGAACGCTGGTGAACGCGCCGTTCTCCATGCCGCCGCCGCCCGCGGAGGCGGATCCGGCCGCGCTCGACCCGGAGATCCCGCCCCCGCCGCGCAAGCCGGCGGCCCGCGTCACGTCCCCGTCATCGCTCGAGTTATGA